Proteins encoded within one genomic window of Bacillus thuringiensis:
- a CDS encoding ECF-type riboflavin transporter substrate-binding protein, whose translation MNKLSTKLVVAIGIGSALYGILGLWGFSIAPNTFIKPALAILTVFGALFGPVAGLLIGLIGHTVTDTIAGWGIWWGGVISSGIIGLAMGLIQKRVGFSVKNGTYNKGDISYLAITGLIGIVIAIIFAGAFDIIVMGEPFDKIVIQVLGATIADVIVFLVLGLPITIGLAKSNKKHTHLKIEK comes from the coding sequence ATGAACAAATTATCAACAAAATTAGTAGTAGCAATTGGAATTGGATCGGCTTTATACGGGATATTAGGACTTTGGGGGTTTTCTATTGCACCAAATACATTTATTAAACCTGCATTAGCTATATTAACTGTTTTTGGAGCTTTATTTGGTCCAGTGGCAGGACTATTAATAGGACTTATCGGTCATACCGTAACAGATACAATCGCTGGATGGGGTATTTGGTGGGGGGGGGTTATTAGTTCAGGAATTATTGGCCTTGCAATGGGACTCATTCAAAAACGAGTTGGCTTTAGTGTGAAAAACGGGACGTATAATAAGGGTGATATTTCTTATTTAGCCATTACTGGGTTAATTGGTATTGTCATTGCAATTATATTTGCTGGGGCATTCGATATTATTGTGATGGGAGAACCGTTTGACAAAATTGTTATACAAGTATTAGGAGCAACAATTGCTGATGTTATTGTGTTTTTAGTTCTTGGATTGCCAATTACAATTGGTTTAGCAAAATCTAATAAGAAACATACACATTTAAAAATTGAAAAGTAG
- a CDS encoding ABC transporter ATP-binding protein: MQPIISFEQFSFQYEHAAQPTVKDITFHIYPGEKVLVAGRSGSGKSTLAHCMNGLIPFSYEGTSTGTILIDGKDPRKGSIFEQSKQVGTILQDQDAQFIGLTVEEDVAFYLENECVNQVDMKKIVSDSLKKVKMHTFHKQSPHELSGGQKQTVSLAGLLTTNADILLFDEPLANLDPLSAIHTIQLIKDIHKQYNKTIVIIEHRIEEMLNLDLDKIILIDEGEIVAIGTPEKILASNILPSIGLREPMYIEVLKRLHFDSNNDVIYPLENLQRESVSSVINEWMEKQVFCKDTPTKKELLKVENLSFSYSNKQKVLDNVNFSIYKGEIVALLGHNGAGKSTLAHSLIGINKTKNDRILIDGVNINSWSIRKRGEVISYVMQNPNHMITQPTVMEEVSFSLKFKKISKEEIKLRAEEALKVCGLYPFRNWPIHALSYGQKKRLTIASVLTTNPKLIILDEPTARQDYYHYKQFMSFIRQLAAKGISFVFITHDMNLALEYTDRAIVLHEGKIIANNTASIVLGHPETLQRANLRESSLFKLVKFSGIAYPERFIELYFDVKRREEGV; encoded by the coding sequence ATGCAACCAATTATTTCTTTTGAACAATTCAGCTTTCAATATGAGCATGCAGCACAGCCTACTGTAAAAGACATTACGTTTCATATATATCCTGGAGAAAAAGTACTAGTTGCTGGACGTAGTGGTTCAGGGAAGTCAACGTTAGCTCATTGTATGAATGGGCTAATCCCATTTTCTTATGAAGGGACTAGTACTGGTACTATTTTAATTGACGGAAAAGATCCGAGGAAAGGAAGTATTTTTGAACAGAGTAAACAGGTTGGAACAATTTTGCAAGATCAAGATGCACAATTTATTGGTCTTACAGTAGAAGAAGATGTAGCTTTTTATTTAGAAAACGAATGTGTAAATCAAGTTGATATGAAAAAGATTGTTTCGGATTCATTAAAAAAGGTGAAGATGCATACTTTTCATAAACAAAGTCCACATGAATTATCAGGAGGGCAAAAACAAACTGTTTCTCTAGCAGGTCTGTTAACAACAAATGCTGATATATTATTGTTCGATGAACCGTTAGCAAATTTAGATCCGCTAAGCGCCATACATACAATACAACTAATTAAAGATATACATAAACAATATAATAAAACAATTGTAATTATTGAACATCGAATAGAAGAAATGTTAAACCTGGATTTAGATAAAATCATTTTAATTGATGAAGGTGAAATTGTTGCGATTGGGACACCTGAAAAGATTTTAGCGTCAAATATATTACCATCTATAGGCTTAAGAGAACCTATGTATATAGAAGTATTAAAGAGATTACATTTTGATAGTAATAATGACGTAATATACCCACTTGAAAATCTTCAGAGGGAAAGTGTTAGTAGCGTAATAAATGAGTGGATGGAGAAGCAAGTTTTTTGTAAAGACACTCCTACAAAAAAAGAATTATTGAAAGTAGAGAATTTGTCATTCTCATATTCTAATAAACAAAAAGTATTAGATAATGTGAATTTCTCTATATATAAAGGGGAAATAGTAGCACTTTTAGGCCATAATGGAGCTGGAAAATCAACATTAGCTCATAGTCTTATAGGGATAAACAAAACAAAGAATGATAGGATTTTAATTGATGGAGTAAATATTAATTCTTGGTCTATTCGTAAACGCGGTGAGGTTATATCTTATGTGATGCAAAATCCTAATCATATGATTACTCAACCTACTGTTATGGAAGAGGTTTCGTTTTCATTAAAATTTAAAAAAATTTCAAAGGAAGAAATTAAGCTTAGAGCGGAAGAAGCGTTAAAAGTTTGTGGTTTGTATCCATTTCGAAATTGGCCAATTCATGCGTTAAGTTATGGACAAAAAAAGAGATTAACGATTGCATCTGTACTAACAACAAATCCGAAGCTTATCATATTAGATGAACCGACAGCGAGACAAGATTATTATCATTATAAACAGTTTATGTCGTTTATTAGACAATTAGCTGCAAAGGGAATATCGTTTGTTTTTATTACCCACGATATGAATCTCGCATTGGAATATACAGACAGAGCGATAGTTTTACATGAAGGTAAAATTATTGCGAATAATACCGCGTCTATTGTATTAGGGCATCCAGAAACGTTACAAAGAGCGAATCTAAGGGAAAGTTCATTATTCAAACTAGTTAAATTTAGTGGGATTGCATATCCCGAAAGGTTTATAGAACTTTATTTTGATGTTAAGAGGAGGGAGGAAGGTGTATAG
- a CDS encoding energy-coupling factor transporter transmembrane component T family protein, whose product MYSTYFHRMDGAVKLLLFIFCMTLTFLFFDFRVLLVVFLIGCIGLLVAKIPFRKIFIVFSVIFTFSLLNSVMILFITPTHGSELTESYTSFVHIGYATITYETLFYAATLSLKYFTLLPFTLIFIYTTDSSEFVSSLSKFRIHYKMTYAINIALRYIPDIQSEYKVIKHAQEARGVAFEKGESSLWIRMKNRVLIFWPLIIHSLERIDTVSNAMDLRGFGKKDTRTWFYTKKAKSRDFFAFFVGVFILIVAVYLKLHVFQNFWYPF is encoded by the coding sequence GTGTATAGTACATATTTTCATCGCATGGATGGAGCAGTAAAATTGTTGTTATTTATTTTTTGTATGACGCTTACTTTTTTATTTTTTGATTTTCGTGTATTGCTAGTTGTATTTTTGATTGGATGTATCGGACTTTTAGTTGCCAAAATTCCATTTCGTAAAATTTTTATTGTTTTTAGTGTTATATTCACATTTAGTTTATTAAATTCTGTCATGATTTTATTTATTACACCAACCCATGGATCTGAATTAACCGAATCCTATACTTCGTTTGTGCATATTGGGTATGCAACAATTACGTATGAAACATTATTTTATGCAGCTACACTTTCATTAAAATATTTTACTTTATTACCATTCACACTTATTTTTATTTATACGACTGATTCAAGCGAATTCGTTAGTAGCTTAAGTAAATTTCGTATTCATTATAAGATGACATATGCAATAAATATTGCATTACGTTATATACCTGATATTCAGTCCGAATATAAAGTTATTAAACATGCGCAAGAGGCGAGAGGAGTAGCTTTTGAAAAAGGAGAATCCAGTTTATGGATTCGCATGAAAAACCGTGTCTTAATTTTCTGGCCTTTAATTATTCATTCTCTAGAGAGAATCGATACCGTTTCAAACGCAATGGATTTAAGGGGATTTGGAAAGAAAGATACACGTACGTGGTTTTATACAAAGAAAGCAAAAAGTAGGGATTTCTTTGCTTTCTTTGTGGGTGTATTTATTTTAATTGTTGCAGTATATTTAAAATTACATGTATTTCAAAACTTTTGGTATCCATTTTAA
- a CDS encoding YjcZ family sporulation protein, which translates to MSYGGSCGFGGGFALLVVLFILLIIVGCSCWGGGY; encoded by the coding sequence ATGAGTTACGGTGGTTCTTGTGGTTTTGGTGGAGGTTTCGCTTTATTAGTTGTGTTATTTATTTTGTTAATTATCGTTGGATGCAGCTGCTGGGGCGGAGGGTACTAA
- a CDS encoding sensor histidine kinase → MDFVYINQNVLNNLLYILISIFIFYFIYDSGHYLKKYKKLLIILCTSIPLILCMRYPIYMDENCIHDLRQIPVIIGTLYGGFPVGIILFAILLITRFSFYGFSMLTILVYGTMFIITAFASAKFNTYNRKIKVAYTMFLTFFLGIFTTVIVLTLSDFEVNNLYIIYFIILPTTLMLFVVYFNEVLKDAVCMRSKLIKMEKMEIVSQLAASISHEVRNPLTVVKGFTQLLKTPNLTPESRDEYIKHILEELHRAQGIIDDYLTFAKPASEKLDEISVEQELNRVINMILPLCNMNTIHITKDFSTATIVGNKQHFQQCFLNLIKNGIEAMPNGGTLNISSSISNNKVIIRIEDSGIGMSQEQINRFGEPYFSTKTKGTGLGTMVAVKIIETMQGSLKIRSVINKGTTLTITFPKCNQNSSENK, encoded by the coding sequence ATGGACTTTGTTTATATTAATCAAAACGTATTAAATAATCTTCTTTACATTTTAATTAGTATCTTTATTTTTTATTTTATATATGATAGCGGGCACTATTTGAAGAAATATAAAAAATTACTTATTATACTTTGTACGAGTATCCCTCTTATTTTATGTATGCGCTATCCTATCTATATGGATGAAAATTGCATTCATGATTTAAGACAAATACCAGTTATAATAGGTACACTTTATGGTGGCTTCCCTGTCGGTATCATATTGTTTGCTATTTTATTAATTACAAGATTTTCATTTTATGGATTTAGTATGTTAACAATACTAGTTTATGGCACAATGTTTATCATTACAGCATTCGCATCCGCAAAATTTAATACGTATAATAGAAAAATCAAAGTAGCTTATACAATGTTTTTAACATTTTTTCTAGGAATATTTACAACTGTAATTGTATTAACTTTATCAGATTTTGAAGTGAATAATTTGTATATTATTTATTTCATAATATTACCAACTACTTTAATGTTGTTTGTAGTTTATTTTAATGAAGTTTTAAAAGATGCAGTATGTATGCGATCGAAGTTAATTAAAATGGAAAAAATGGAAATTGTCAGTCAACTAGCTGCCAGTATATCGCACGAAGTAAGAAATCCCTTAACTGTTGTAAAAGGATTTACTCAACTTTTAAAAACACCAAATTTAACTCCAGAATCAAGAGACGAGTATATTAAGCATATACTTGAAGAATTACATCGTGCCCAAGGAATAATTGATGATTATTTAACGTTTGCCAAACCTGCTTCAGAAAAATTAGATGAGATTTCAGTAGAACAAGAGTTAAATCGAGTTATTAATATGATCTTACCTTTATGTAATATGAATACAATACATATTACAAAAGATTTCTCTACGGCAACAATAGTTGGAAATAAACAGCACTTTCAGCAATGTTTTTTAAACTTAATAAAAAATGGTATTGAAGCAATGCCTAATGGTGGCACTTTAAATATCTCCTCATCTATTAGTAATAATAAAGTTATAATACGAATTGAAGATAGCGGAATTGGTATGTCACAAGAGCAAATAAATCGATTTGGCGAACCGTATTTTAGTACAAAAACGAAAGGTACAGGTTTAGGTACAATGGTTGCTGTTAAGATTATTGAAACGATGCAAGGTAGTTTAAAAATCCGAAGCGTTATTAATAAAGGTACCACTTTGACAATTACATTCCCAAAATGTAATCAGAACTCATCTGAGAACAAATAA
- a CDS encoding protein kinase domain-containing protein has protein sequence MEAKPVEIHLNQITFQLKEHHNFDWLLKLGTVFAVFDQQDSGNVSFGVEKNGHKKFIKYAGAQTIAYEGTMKDAIKRLRNSVSLYEELKHDSLIKLIEHFPVQSGYVLIFDWFDGECLHSHWSFPPPEKYNNPNSPFYKFKHLPVMKRIQSLNSIFSFHTYVEKKNYVAIDFYDGSILYDFHTNETKICDIDLYSKKPYVNKMGRLWGSSRFMSPEEFELNAMIDAKTNVFNIGAMAFVILGGGIDRSFTKWEASRDLYEIAYRAVNENRTERYASVEEFYEEWLKVVNAEKI, from the coding sequence ATGGAAGCTAAACCGGTTGAAATTCATTTGAATCAAATAACATTCCAATTAAAAGAACATCACAATTTTGATTGGTTATTGAAATTAGGAACCGTATTTGCAGTTTTTGACCAGCAAGATTCAGGTAATGTAAGTTTTGGTGTAGAAAAAAATGGGCATAAGAAATTCATTAAATACGCAGGGGCACAAACAATTGCATATGAAGGAACAATGAAAGACGCTATTAAACGGTTAAGAAATTCAGTTTCCCTATACGAGGAATTAAAGCATGACTCGCTTATAAAACTAATTGAACATTTTCCAGTTCAATCTGGATATGTATTGATTTTCGATTGGTTTGATGGTGAATGTCTTCATTCGCACTGGAGTTTCCCGCCTCCTGAGAAATATAATAATCCAAACTCTCCATTTTATAAATTTAAGCATTTACCTGTTATGAAACGAATTCAATCCTTAAATTCCATTTTTTCTTTCCATACATATGTCGAAAAGAAAAACTATGTAGCGATAGATTTTTATGACGGTAGTATTTTATATGATTTTCATACAAATGAGACAAAAATTTGTGATATTGATTTATATTCTAAAAAACCATACGTGAATAAAATGGGAAGATTATGGGGTTCCTCGCGTTTTATGTCTCCTGAAGAATTTGAGCTAAACGCTATGATTGATGCAAAAACAAATGTATTTAATATAGGTGCAATGGCTTTCGTAATTTTAGGGGGTGGAATAGATCGCTCCTTTACAAAATGGGAAGCAAGTAGGGATTTATATGAAATAGCATATCGCGCTGTAAATGAAAACCGAACTGAACGATATGCATCAGTTGAAGAATTTTATGAAGAATGGCTAAAAGTGGTAAATGCTGAAAAGATATAA
- a CDS encoding GrpB family protein translates to MEQQIVIKPYQKDWQEEYLKEKEKFISLFGEDCIAIEHIGSTSVEGLGAKPLIDMMIGVTDLQITGKWIEALLKIGYEYVPKETPNWRFFRKGKWRAGTHHLHVYIYNSEEWKNNILFRDFLIEHKWAQIEYRALKEKLAATYPFDRASYTNAKAPFIQNIIKLAKNDH, encoded by the coding sequence ATGGAACAACAAATCGTTATTAAACCATATCAAAAAGATTGGCAGGAAGAGTATTTAAAAGAAAAAGAGAAATTTATTTCTTTATTCGGGGAAGATTGTATTGCTATTGAACATATAGGAAGTACATCTGTCGAGGGATTAGGAGCGAAACCTCTAATAGATATGATGATTGGTGTAACGGATTTGCAAATTACCGGAAAGTGGATTGAAGCGCTATTAAAAATTGGATATGAATATGTTCCAAAAGAAACACCTAATTGGCGTTTTTTTAGAAAGGGAAAATGGAGAGCTGGTACCCATCATTTACATGTTTATATTTATAATAGTGAGGAGTGGAAGAATAACATTTTATTTCGTGACTTTCTTATAGAACATAAATGGGCACAAATTGAATATAGAGCATTAAAAGAGAAACTTGCAGCTACATATCCGTTTGATCGTGCTTCATATACAAATGCAAAAGCGCCGTTTATTCAAAATATAATAAAATTAGCTAAAAATGATCACTAG
- a CDS encoding response regulator transcription factor: MQHILIIEDEESLADFLELELNYEGYKVDIQFDGRRGLEAALETNYDLILLDLMLPGLNGLEVCRRLRATKNTPIIMLTARDSIMDRVTGLDSGADDYLPKPFAIEELLARMRVIFRREEHIENKHVSSLTFKDLQLQIESRTITKGNEEIELTNKEFELLLMFMKNINRVLTRDVLLDQVWGYDAMVETNIVDVYVRYLRNKLHSVDKEEYIQTVRGAGYIMK; the protein is encoded by the coding sequence TTGCAACACATATTAATTATTGAGGATGAGGAAAGTTTAGCTGATTTTTTAGAATTAGAATTAAATTATGAAGGATATAAGGTAGACATACAGTTTGATGGAAGGAGGGGATTAGAGGCCGCACTTGAAACAAATTATGATCTTATTTTACTTGATTTAATGTTGCCAGGGTTAAATGGGCTAGAAGTTTGTCGTAGATTAAGGGCAACTAAAAATACACCTATTATTATGCTGACTGCACGCGATAGTATTATGGACCGCGTGACAGGATTAGATAGCGGAGCCGATGATTATCTTCCAAAACCATTTGCAATTGAAGAGTTGTTAGCGCGAATGAGAGTTATATTTAGACGAGAAGAACATATAGAAAACAAACATGTTTCATCTCTTACGTTCAAAGATTTACAGCTCCAGATTGAATCGCGAACGATTACGAAAGGAAATGAAGAAATAGAACTAACAAATAAAGAATTTGAACTATTGCTGATGTTTATGAAAAATATTAATAGAGTACTTACCCGTGATGTTTTATTGGATCAAGTATGGGGATATGACGCGATGGTTGAGACAAATATCGTTGATGTATACGTTCGTTATTTACGTAACAAGTTACATAGTGTAGATAAGGAGGAATATATCCAAACGGTCCGAGGTGCTGGATATATAATGAAATGA
- a CDS encoding HAMP domain-containing sensor histidine kinase: protein MIKNIVHQIRNLPIKWKLTLWSTTLVFILFILYSALQFIVINKWTIDYEQKQINRQVTEIAAYFQDKNDTLSRKKFENSKDFLNNMIDKHQMIRIIGMDGKTIVTVSREFNEAWIKPKQVTQEELFIKRHVEDRILVKRIPIQTKEFTGTIELTKNLEAFDHLLKIILVVMVIAGICGLIFSFLGGLLITKKLLSSVQNITDTMKRIKKNGLNERVPVRENNDELAKLSFLFNEMMDEVETSFTQQKQFVEDASHELRTPLTIIQGHLSMLNRWGKNDPIVLDKSLQSSLKEVDRLNKLVLELLELSRAESEQMHPIAADPVHVNSILKQVTQNFCVLQTEFQFDMKLGGDAAYVSIPSSYLEQIIIIVMDNAVKYTKEVNKYICIESSVQSGKVKIRIIDRGAGIPEADLPFVLNRFYRVDKARSRKQGGNGLGLSIAKRLVEKYNGTIQIESKEDEGTIVTIILPTVSL, encoded by the coding sequence ATGATTAAAAATATTGTGCATCAAATTCGAAATCTACCTATAAAGTGGAAATTAACACTTTGGTCCACTACTCTAGTATTTATTTTATTCATTCTATATAGCGCTCTGCAGTTTATTGTAATTAATAAGTGGACTATAGACTATGAACAGAAACAAATAAATAGACAAGTGACAGAAATAGCGGCCTATTTCCAAGATAAAAATGATACCCTTTCGAGAAAAAAGTTTGAAAACAGTAAAGATTTCTTAAACAATATGATTGATAAACATCAAATGATTCGTATTATCGGTATGGATGGGAAAACAATTGTTACTGTTTCGCGAGAGTTTAATGAAGCATGGATAAAACCAAAACAAGTTACACAAGAGGAATTATTTATAAAAAGACATGTAGAAGATCGCATATTAGTTAAGCGTATACCAATCCAAACAAAAGAGTTCACTGGTACTATTGAACTTACGAAAAACTTAGAGGCTTTCGATCATTTATTAAAAATTATTCTAGTAGTAATGGTTATTGCCGGAATATGTGGACTAATCTTTAGTTTTTTAGGTGGGCTACTAATCACGAAAAAACTATTATCAAGCGTTCAAAATATAACGGATACGATGAAACGCATTAAGAAAAATGGACTAAATGAACGAGTTCCAGTACGTGAAAATAATGATGAACTTGCAAAATTATCGTTTCTTTTTAACGAAATGATGGATGAGGTAGAAACTTCTTTTACACAACAGAAACAGTTTGTAGAAGACGCATCTCATGAACTGAGAACACCACTGACAATTATTCAAGGACACTTGTCTATGTTAAATCGGTGGGGGAAAAATGATCCAATAGTTTTAGATAAATCGCTTCAATCCAGTTTAAAGGAAGTCGATCGTTTAAATAAGTTAGTTTTAGAATTGCTAGAACTATCAAGAGCTGAATCAGAACAGATGCATCCAATCGCAGCTGATCCTGTCCATGTAAATAGCATATTAAAACAAGTTACACAAAACTTTTGCGTACTTCAAACTGAATTTCAATTTGATATGAAACTGGGTGGAGATGCGGCATATGTCTCAATACCTTCGTCTTACTTAGAACAAATTATTATTATCGTAATGGATAACGCTGTGAAGTATACAAAAGAAGTTAATAAATATATTTGTATTGAATCTAGTGTACAATCAGGGAAAGTTAAAATTCGTATCATAGATCGTGGAGCGGGAATACCCGAAGCTGATTTACCTTTTGTTCTTAACCGTTTTTATCGAGTCGACAAAGCAAGAAGTCGAAAACAGGGTGGAAACGGTCTAGGTTTGTCTATTGCAAAACGACTTGTAGAGAAATACAACGGAACGATTCAAATAGAGAGTAAAGAAGACGAAGGAACAATCGTTACGATTATACTGCCTACCGTTTCACTTTAA
- a CDS encoding zinc-binding dehydrogenase: MKAIVQQYKAGFEGVEYKVLPEITPNAGEVKVKLKSAGLNHRDLFIMNNRKEMQLPLVLGSDGAGIVTEIGEGVSGALLKTEVIINPSIGWDNIAEIPELPEVLGGPKDGTFAEYVIVPAENVVAKPSYLTWEESGVLSLSALTAYRALFTKGRVKCGEHVLIPGIGGGVATFAMLFAKAIGAKVSVTSRVESKRKFAETYGADFSFNSSGNWEESLCGEKVDLIIDSIGPATFLKYFDVLKPNGRIVNFGASSGDKIELPLRALFYNQIDIMGTSMGSREEFNEMIKFIENHKIKPIIDKVYSLEEAIGALSRMEQGEQFGNIALRMY; the protein is encoded by the coding sequence ATGAAAGCTATCGTACAACAATATAAAGCAGGATTTGAAGGGGTAGAATATAAAGTATTACCAGAGATAACACCTAATGCTGGAGAAGTGAAAGTGAAATTAAAATCAGCCGGCTTAAATCATCGCGATTTATTTATAATGAATAATAGAAAAGAAATGCAATTACCATTAGTTCTAGGATCAGATGGTGCAGGTATTGTTACGGAAATTGGAGAAGGGGTTTCAGGTGCTTTATTGAAAACCGAGGTTATTATTAATCCTAGTATTGGATGGGATAATATTGCTGAAATACCTGAGTTACCAGAGGTGTTAGGTGGACCGAAAGATGGAACGTTTGCAGAATATGTTATTGTGCCAGCTGAAAATGTAGTGGCAAAACCGTCATATCTTACTTGGGAAGAGTCTGGGGTTCTATCTTTATCGGCACTAACTGCATATAGAGCGCTTTTTACAAAGGGTAGAGTAAAGTGTGGAGAACATGTTTTAATTCCGGGGATAGGCGGCGGTGTAGCGACATTTGCCATGTTATTTGCAAAAGCAATTGGCGCAAAAGTAAGTGTTACTTCAAGGGTAGAGAGCAAAAGAAAGTTTGCAGAAACCTATGGCGCAGACTTTTCTTTTAATAGTTCTGGAAATTGGGAAGAGAGTTTATGCGGAGAGAAAGTAGATTTAATAATCGATAGTATAGGTCCAGCGACGTTCTTAAAATACTTTGATGTATTAAAACCAAATGGGAGAATTGTTAATTTTGGTGCAAGCTCCGGAGATAAAATTGAATTACCTTTACGAGCATTATTTTATAATCAAATCGATATAATGGGAACATCTATGGGTAGCCGCGAGGAATTTAATGAAATGATTAAGTTTATAGAGAATCATAAAATTAAACCAATTATTGATAAAGTATATTCGCTAGAAGAAGCCATTGGGGCGTTAAGTCGTATGGAACAAGGAGAACAATTTGGTAATATCGCACTTCGTATGTATTAA
- a CDS encoding undecaprenyl-diphosphatase — protein MNYTVFQWFNNFSGSSKLLDALMIAITNSAVYVAILFMLILWFNNGKKVSAIKKQYTVLYTTLSVIIALLVNVVIHAVYYHARPFVSHDVHQLVPHAADSSFVSDHSVLVFSIAFVFLLRGEKLKYVALIWAVLVGISRMYVGVHYPLDILGAAFLTFITSGLVMQSTRMFEPIAKFVFKMYALVAKRIPFLAKYNHIA, from the coding sequence ATGAATTACACAGTATTTCAATGGTTTAATAATTTTTCTGGATCGTCTAAACTATTAGATGCGCTAATGATTGCTATTACAAATAGTGCTGTATATGTAGCAATTTTGTTTATGCTTATCTTATGGTTTAATAATGGAAAGAAAGTCAGTGCCATTAAAAAACAATACACAGTGTTATATACGACACTTTCAGTCATTATCGCATTACTAGTAAATGTTGTGATACATGCGGTATATTACCATGCACGTCCGTTTGTATCACATGATGTACATCAATTAGTGCCACATGCAGCAGACTCATCATTTGTTAGTGATCATTCTGTACTTGTATTTTCCATTGCATTTGTATTTTTACTTAGAGGAGAAAAACTTAAATATGTCGCTCTTATTTGGGCAGTATTAGTCGGTATATCACGTATGTACGTAGGTGTTCATTATCCTCTAGATATACTTGGTGCTGCTTTCTTAACATTTATTACGAGCGGCTTAGTAATGCAAAGTACACGTATGTTTGAACCGATAGCGAAATTTGTATTTAAAATGTACGCATTGGTAGCGAAACGAATTCCTTTTTTAGCGAAATATAATCATATAGCTTAA